The following coding sequences are from one Coffea arabica cultivar ET-39 chromosome 11e, Coffea Arabica ET-39 HiFi, whole genome shotgun sequence window:
- the LOC113718906 gene encoding uncharacterized protein, which translates to MYMSMVSTSPPSPEDRISQATVTKAVKALIKWRKFHPITTQNKPAAGEEEKQEFLGDEDGNEEEDFIYLLLTLKKIPPKDSSKIPHKISLPNPLHSLADGNVSLCLIIDDRPIKSPYRITAEFAQKKVKSEDIPIDKVVKLSKLKSDCKTLEGRRKLYQSYDMLFADKRVVSLLPGVLGKQFYKKKRKIPVPLDLRSRDNWKEQIERAVNSALLCFGSGSCSVVKVGKCGGMGSHEIVENVFAAVKGISEVVPKKWDGIRALHLKLSDSLALPVYDGNLGSLNAEDRVEEGDLEKNGILELKKMRQGREGALKR; encoded by the coding sequence ATGTATATGTCGATGGTTTCAACTAGTCCTCCTTCTCCTGAAGACAGAATCAGCCAAGCAACAGTCACAAAAGCAGTAAAAGCTCTGataaaatggagaaaattcCACCCCATAACAACCCAAAATAAACCTGCTgcaggagaagaagaaaagcaaGAATTTCTCGGAGATGAAGATGGTAACGAAGAAGAAGATTTCATTTACCTCCTCTTGACCCTCAAGAAAATCCCACCAAAAGATTCGTCCAAAATACCCCACAAAATTTCACTCCCAAACCCGCTTCACTCTCTGGCTGACGGCAACGTCAGCCTTTGCCTGATTATAGATGACCGGCCCATCAAATCCCCGTATAGAATTACTGCAGAATTTGCTCAAAAGAAGGTGAAGTCTGAGGATATTCCCATTGATAAGGTTGTCAAGCTGTCCAAGCTGAAATCAGATTGCAAGACTCTGGAGGGAAGGCGAAAGCTGTATCAATCATACGACATGCTTTTTGCGGATAAAAGGGTTGTTTCGTTGCTTCCAGGTGTTTTAGGGAAGCAATTTTataagaagaagaggaaaattcCGGTGCCGTTGGATTTGAGGAGCAGGGACAATTGGAAAGAGCAGATTGAGAGGGCAGTAAATTCGGCATTGTTATGCTTTGGGAGTGGGAGTTGTAGTGTTGTGAAGGTGGGGAAATGTGGTGGGATGGGGAGTCATGAGATTGTTGAGAATGTCTTTGCTGCTGTGAAAGGGATTTCGGAGGTTGTTCCAAAAAAGTGGGATGGGATTAGAGCCTTGCATTTGAAGCTTTCGGATTCTTTGGCATTGCCTGTTTATGATGGGAATTTGGGATCGTTGAATGCAGAGGATCGAGTTGAAGAGGGAGATCTGGAGAAAAATGGGATTTTGGAGCTTAAGAAGATGAGACAAGGAAGAGAAGGTGCATTGAAGAGGTGA